The sequence GGCCACCCGCCCTGAGAGACGGCGACCTCCTGAAGCCGGCGCCAGAGAGTGCTGGGGCTCGGCCCGTGGCCGCGAAGACGTCGCGTCTCCTTGGCGGCCAAGCGGTAGGACAGGTGGATGGCCTGACCCACCGGAGCTTCCAGCGTCTCTCTCTGGTACTGCCGATAGGGCTCGATCTTCAGTCGCTTCGCCAAGGGGAAGACGACGGCCCCCGTCGTCCGGTCCAAGACCTGGGCCAGGCGGTGGCGAACTCGACCAAACGAGGTCATCAGGACGCGGGCCGTCGATTGGTGGCCGTTCTGGACATAACGACCCGGAGGATAATCGTTCTTGGCCTTTTGTTCCAAGGCCTCCAGGATGCGGCCGAGGACCGCTCTCATGATCTCATCCCGATCGCGTTCCAGACCGCGCAGAAGGCCGTTGAGCGTAAGGTTGTTTTTTGGTACTCTGTAGGTGATGGCGATCTTGATTTCGAGGTCGTCCATTGGGCTACTCCTCCTGATGTTGTTGTGGATATCATGGAGGGTTGTAGCCCTTTTTTTTCGTCCTTGTCAAATGCCATCACGTAACTTTGAAACAAGCTCCATTTTTAAAATAGAAGTTTCGGGTTGCCTCGTATGGCTCGTAATTCACCCCGGCACCCAGAGTGTAAGTCGCCACTTCCTTAATACCTTGCTCTCTGGCAAAGTCTTCGGCACAGGAGAGAAGACGCCTCCCGATTCCTTGCCTTTGAGTATCCGGACGGACTCCCATCCAACCAATGTTAAGCCGGCCCTCGGCTACATAGAGCGTAATGAATCCGACGATTACCCCATTCAACAGAGCAACAAATCCTTTCTGATGCCGCAGATCGACAGGTATCGCCCGGTCCCTAGCGTCTACATCAAACCAAGAGGCAAGTGATTCGGATATTGCCAATATTGCGTGATGATCCCTTTGTTTAATAAGTCGAGTCTCGATCATCTTTTTTCAAGCATCCTTACGAGTTATCTCTCGGCATCTGACCCCGCCTTCTCCAGCAGGCGTTTTTGAAGCCCGGTAATCGGCCGGATTTTCTTGCTGATTTCACCCGGCGGAATGACCGACATCAGCAATTCCATCGCGCATGCCGACGTCTTGATGTCCAACGGAAAACGGATGTCATAGACAGTTTTCCAGTCGACCCATTTTAAAACCGGGCGTTCGTTTCCCGCCTCGTCCAGAAGAAGCTCCCACGCCCCGGCGCAGTTCAGCGCATCTCCCAGCAAAAGCATGCCGCGATCGCCTGAGGGCGGGTCCGCCCAGAGTTTCTCGTCGCACAGCTTGTTCAGAAGCAACGCATCTCCGCCACTCCTCAGAGAAGATTTTTTGTCCAGCAAATTCAGCAGGGTCTCTCTCAGAGGAGCGGCATTTTCGTCAATCGCATTCCGAAGTAATCCCGCCAACCTCACCGACAACCCAGACAGGCAAACCTTTTGTGCATAGAGAAATTCCGCGGTATTGCCGCTCGCCATAAGCGCCGAAAGAGCCGGAATATTCGGTTGCCCGGCATCCGTCCACCTCCACAGCCGCCAAATCACATACGGGAGCAGGGATATATTCTTGCCAAGCTGAGTCGATTCGAAAAAGTCAACACACATCCCCCCGTCCAGGTTGCTGAAACCCCGATGCAGTTCCCTGACGCTGTTGATCATCGCGCCTTGATGGGGATAGCTTTTAAGCGTGGCTTTCAAGAGATCGTCCGCCGCAGGCTCACCTTCCGAAACAAGCAGAGCAAGAACGGCCGCCGGTTCGGCGGACATGTCGAATGCCGTTTTCCGAATAAACTCCCGATATTTCCCGCCGTATAAAAGCGACAGAGCCAGCAAAGCCGCCGGTTCTCTTTCCGCCATGTTCTTCAAATAGGCCGATGATCGGGGACCCGGGTTTGCCATGGCGACAATAGCCGTTGAAAGCACCGCGTGCTGCTCATCCTCCTTGTCATCCTCATCGAATTCGGCCATCTTCGCCAAATGATGGCGCTTCAGGACATCCGGACAAGGCGGCATCCATTCGGCAAGGTAGAGGCGGTTTTCGGGATAAAAACTGACAAAAGCGTCCAGCACCACCGCCTGCGGCAGCCTCATGTCGAGGCCGGCGAGCATTTCTTGAACCATAAAATGCTCCGGAAAATATATGTCATGCCGGCCCGGCGTAAAGCATGTGTCGATCAGGGCATCCGCCGAATCGACGGAATCCGCGACCGCTAAAGTCAACCAAAGTTCTTCGACATTCGATACCTCGCTGACTGCCAGCTTCATGAACAATTGCCAGGCTTTGGGGAAATCCATACGGCGGAGAACTTCCATGGCGCGATCAGCCATTTCAGAATTCGAACGGGCGGCA comes from Acidobacteriota bacterium and encodes:
- a CDS encoding UPF0236 family protein encodes the protein MDDLEIKIAITYRVPKNNLTLNGLLRGLERDRDEIMRAVLGRILEALEQKAKNDYPPGRYVQNGHQSTARVLMTSFGRVRHRLAQVLDRTTGAVVFPLAKRLKIEPYRQYQRETLEAPVGQAIHLSYRLAAKETRRLRGHGPSPSTLWRRLQEVAVSQGGWP
- a CDS encoding GNAT family N-acetyltransferase codes for the protein MIETRLIKQRDHHAILAISESLASWFDVDARDRAIPVDLRHQKGFVALLNGVIVGFITLYVAEGRLNIGWMGVRPDTQRQGIGRRLLSCAEDFAREQGIKEVATYTLGAGVNYEPYEATRNFYFKNGACFKVT